The Vigna angularis cultivar LongXiaoDou No.4 chromosome 9, ASM1680809v1, whole genome shotgun sequence DNA window AAACCTCATGCAAAGAAATCTGTAATGTTTTACTAGGCCGATGGAGGCCAGTAGCAAGAAGCCAGTTTCTGCTTTTAGAGAGGTCATCCAAGCTCCAAAGAAGGTAGATTTATTTGTTCCTTGTAAAGAGTGTaactttcttttagtttttgcTTTAAATTTATGTTACTGTCTGTCACTGAGTTCGTGAGGTTTAACTCCTTAAACTCTAATAAGGCCCTGTAGAAGCTTGCGTAGCATTTTTACATTTTAGACCTACTAGGCTTCTACCCAATAGGGCCATTTGCAAGCTTGTGTAGAGTAGGAAGATCAATTGCAGTCTATATCTTGTTTGCTTTACACATGCGCACACATTCTCACATATTATGAAGACTCTGAGTGTCATGTATGTAGACTTTGGATGTGAGATGGGTTAAGTGAATTATTGCAATACCTCTTGCTATGTAAGTGTTTATTAGAAGTTTTAAAATGTTTGTGCTGTTGCTATGATGTTGAGTTGTGCAAGTTATGTTAAATTTGAAAACTGATATGATTAAtgattttttcatcattttacgTGTCTGTTTATTATTCTGAGTTTCTACACGGTTAATAATGTCAGGTTGTACGTGATCCAAGATTTGAATCTCTTTGTGGTACACTTGACCCTGAAGGGTATGTTCACCTCTTGACATGTGctctttattcttcttttcctttttaatgttgttatcATGTACACTTGTTTAGTTGCAATGCAGTTATCATTATAAACTTCAAGAAATTTTGTGCTACTTTTAAGTTGTGTTAGTTCTGGTTGCCTTTGCTGTTTTAGAGCATGTCTAGCCAAGTGCCACTACTTAATATCTTAAGAAGACGCTAGTTCCGTTCTTATAGAGGAGTCAACTTAGTGAGAGCGGTTAAAGCAGTGAAGAGAAACATGTAAATTTCAAATGAATGACTTTCTTAATGTGAGGAAATTTTAAACAGTCAAGTTTGACATAGTTCCTGTTGTAGATAATAACCTTTTCACTGtcataaataattatctttCTAGATATAAAAGCTTCTGATATCCTTACTTAAAACATATTATGCCTCTACTATGTTGAAGGATCCTTATGTTGATCTGTATCTTAGTGCATAACCAAGTAGTTTCATTTTAAACAATGCTTTCAACTAAATCTGGGAACTTCTCTTGTAATATGTGCTTGGACTTGCAGGTTTAAGAAGAGGTATAATTTCTTATATGAAAACGATCTTCCTGCTGAAAGACAGGTAGTCTTCCAGATTATACGTGTAGAATTTTTTGTAGGGCTTACTCTATGAACTCTGATTACATCATCTTGTTGTACCAGGCTCTGAAGAAGGAactgaaaaaatataaagatcTGAAGCGCATAAGTGAAATAGAAGAACGTATATCATGGGTTGTACGTACTTCACTATTACTAGTTTGTCTTCTACCTCCAAAAGtatgatatttattgatttcCTCATCATATATTCATGTTTTTTCAGGATAAACAAATGAAGTCGGATTCAACGAAGAATATTGATACATCAATATTGACGaatcataaaaagaaagagagagaagcaGCAAAGCAGGGGAAACGTCCTTTTTATCTAAAGAAATGTGATCCTTCCTGCCTTGCTCTCATTTCTATTCACAAACAGATAAATACATgttaaatgaatttaatgaaGCATCACTATATATGCTCACATCCTTTTCCATTCCTTGCAGCTGAAATACGGAAACAAAGGCTAATTGAGAAATATAATCAGCTCAAGGTATACATCTTAGAACATCTTTTTGTGTTTAACCCTGCCCCCACCCAATTATACCACTTGTTTACTGTCTCTCTTTTCTGCTAAATCTATCTGTTCATCATTTTTAGTCATCTGGCAAACTTGAAGCATTTGTTGAGAAAAGGAGGAGAAGGAATGCTGCTAAGGACCACAGATACATGCCGTATCGTAGATCTGGTGATGCCGAATAAATTTTGTAGCTTCTTAAGCTATAATTATATACTAGAATATAGcaccaaaaagaaaagtaatatatgtttcTGGCTGCCAGCTTTGGGGATTGAATATTGACGTTTGTTGATGGCATCATGGCATTTGTTTTGTGACTCTTGAAGATTTACTAATCATCAGGGAATGAATTGTTGGCACTTGGCTACTAGGAAGTCTTTTGAGTCTGTGTTATGTACTTGTAGGAGGGATGTCTTTTCCATTATCATTGGGTTACTTGTTTTAGGAACCGTTTGTTTAAGATTTTCTCAGAAAGAAAATCTGAATATGAAAAAAGGCTTTCTTATTTCTCTTAGACGCTACCTTGTTGAGTAGCTTATGAAAGATATTTCACGAAACATGCACGCAACCAAATATGAGAAAAGAGGTGTGTCCTTAACATATCTCAATTCATCATTGATGACTTGATTAACCAACTACTTTGCAGACTCAATTGGAATATTCCCATAAACAATTTAATGGCCTTTTCATGGTTTGTCACCCGGGTGAACAAAAGTATGACATTGCTTCTTTGTTGATTTGCATCTTTGGAGAAATTCATGTTTTACTCCTAGGTGTATTTCTCCAGAACTGGAAATGCAAATTAACCTGATAAAATATGGTAGAAAAGTGTGTTTGAAGTTGATGGCCGGTATGTTGCACTTTAACCTGTATGAGGAACTTTAAGCATTAAACTCGAGCTGCAAGTGCTCGTCAACATAAGCATATGCTGTAATTGGATCTCCCAAAGTAGGTCCCCCTGCTTGTGTTAATCCACCATATGGAACAAAGCAAATATTATACTAACCAATTCATTTTGATGGTGACAGTGACACTGGTAGTGTGGTTCAATGGTGAAAGATGTTTgggtctttttttctttttgtgaagCAAAAGCCTAATCCACATTCTTACACGGAAtaatgatttgtttttttttctcagaacGAATTCACTTTATATCAAGATTTAAACAAGAAAACCAATACAAGTTCtctaatatcattaaaataggTAAATGAAcgttcaaaatattataattttgaataaatcacAAGCCAAATTCTGATTCTATTACTAAAATGTAGTCAttgactttgattttttttaactaaagttaataaattaagtGTCAATTTCagcttttattctttttatgatattttgaatttaaaaaatatatatataacacaacCTATTTGacaatcaattatatatttgagaAAACAAAACCATAGGAAATTACCATGacaatcaattatatatttcagAAAACAAAACCATAGAAAATTACCATATACTTTTATTGATACCTCTTCCAAACCATAGTTTTTTTGGCCTATTGAATGAAAATGCCATGCTTAGTATCATGAGACTTGTACAATTTATGGATTTTTTAAAAGACATGGTTGTGCTGATTGGGATGTCGAGCTTACGCCGATGCCTGGGATGGACGAGTTAGTTGTAATGGAGGGGATGAATGACCTAGATGGTAGGGATGAATGTGATGATCAGGCTGACAAAGATGGTTGTGCTGATGAGATGGTTGAGATGGACTGATTGATCGATTTGGGCAAGCAAGCCAGGATGGATAGGATGACCTAATTGGCTGTGATGGTTAGGTTAAAGACATGGTTAGGATGGACAAACTAATGATATAGCTGGGCTAAATGGATGAAGGGCATGATTGGGATGGATTGGGCTCACTCGATGACTAGAACGTACGAGATGGACCGACTGAAGGGATGATTGGGTTGGTCGGGATGGATCGATTGACAAGATGGCCAAGATGGACCTACTGGCCGGGATTGCTAGGCTAGTACGAATGGCCAAGATGGGCAGCTTGGTTAGGATGGACATGTTGACGGGTTGATCGGGATGGACGAGCTAAACGGATGACAGGGATGGACCTGTTGGACGATCTAGCCAGGTTGGCCAGAATGGACGGGATGGCTGGAATGGTTGTGATGGATGAGGGGATGGATTGGATCGACGGGCTGATGAGATGGTTAGGATGTCAGATTTGACAGGACACGCATTAATGTTTGGACTAACAGGGATGGGCAGAATATAAAGAATGGAACAAATGGACCAGGCTAACTGGATGCCCGTGTAAGACAAGCTGCCGGGATGGACTTGCTAGTTGATCTGGCTGAGTAAGCTAGGATTGACGGGATGGTCGGACTTATTGGGTGTGCTGACGAGATGGTTGGACTAACTTTGTTGAGTGTGCTAATGGGATGATCGAGGATGACTAAATAAACGTGCTAATAAGGTGGTTGGACTGGTTAAGATGGACAGACTAACTAGATGATTGAGATGGACTAACTGACCAGGTTTGATAAGATGGACCAAATTGATTGGATGACTAGGATGAATGGGGTTAATGGGATGCTTGACATGGACGAGCTGGACTATTTGCTTGGGCTGGTCAGGATGGACTGGATGGGCGAACTGATGGGATTGACGGTCTGTCAAAGTTGGCGGGTTGGTGTGATGGCCATGTTGATGTTCTAACGAAATGATCAGAATATTTGGCCGGATCGACTGGGATAGAATGGATGGTCGAGTTGGTTGCATTAGATGTGCTGACGGGTTAACCTCGATGGATGAGCTGGTTGATCTGACATGATGGCCGTGCTAGCCAGACGTACCAGACTAGAATAAATTGGATGACTCTAGACTCGACAAATGGGTTGGTCTGTGAGACTTAGTCCTTTTTACCATCtctacttaaataaaaaaacctaTGCATAAGCATATGTCAAGAGactagtttaaaaataaaaaccgcCACCGTCAATTATTTAACGATGTGATAACGACTTCTTCCgtaattttcttaaacttatatagtatttttaaaagttatctattttaattattaatgataaGTACTCagatttattgaaaattataagACTACTAAGACAAGTTCTTGGATGTTAAAAAAAAACCAGATAGCTTTGTCAACAATAAAACAAACACAATAATCCAAACTATTACACTAGCCTTGGTCTTTCGAGAAGACCAGACTCCCCCTAGCCTTCCTTTTACAAAAACTTCCTAAAAAAACTCCCAAAACAACCCACATATAGACTACAACCCCATGACAGGCAATTATAATTGCATGTTATTCTTATTTCTCCAAACCTACACTTTCCCACTGAACCTATCAATTACCTAATGTATCAATACTTCAATTTAGGTAACCTATCCGTATTCGATACTTTAGGATACTTTAtccatatttatttataaaatatctaatcTATAAAAGAGTAGtatgacaatatttttttattttttattttatcaaagtttaatatatatgattttaatttcaatttacaCCATAacaatgatatatttatatgtttttaagaatttttgtatatttttcaatGTACATCGTATCTTATTATTTTCAGAATAAACATATCAGTGTATTTGATACATAAAAGTTAGAGCATTTTGGACCAAAAAGGGGTCATGAACCAATTAGAAGAGAAACAAGTTTATCTGTTCTCACAAATTTGAACGACTGCACACTTTATCTGCTTCTGGAGCCTACATATGCAATAGGAGGAAATTGCCAAAGGAAATTGCCAATATACTTGAGTAACTTTAATTAACTTTTGGAATGAGCTCCAACAGAAAAGTACTTTCAAAAGAGAGAGCTCATGTATATTATTATGCATGGAATAAGAGCAACAAATTCCAGCTGTGttaacaaaggaaaaaaaaaggctACTTTTAATGCCAAGATAGTTCATCTTGCTGTTATCGAATCTGATCTCATTCCTGCTGTTCCATATCTCATCTATAATCCCAATCACAGCAACTTGAATAAACTAGATTTGAGCACTCCATTCCAAGTGAAAGATTGTCCAAGCATTATCCAAGGAATGAATAAGAATTGGAATCCTTAGTAGATCAAGTAACCAAGACCAAATTCTACTCGCCACACAACATTCTAAAAAAGATGAATCATAAAAGCCCTTGCTTTCTCAAAATATCATTAGTTGGTAGCTTGCTAAAGATCAACCTTCACAACATGAAAAGATCTAGAAAAGGGTATATAGCATTATGGTAAATAGATTTTTACCATCCAACACCTGCTGAGGCACCTTTAATGTGCTGATAAGATTGCTTAAGCCAGAACAATCCATCATTGGAATTAGTCCATCTCAGAAATTTTGGTTGAGGCTTAATAGGGATCACAACCTTTTTACTGCATGAAGAGATTGATGTGCCTCACAAGGAAGAACAGAAGGTATGCCAGCAAATATTGGACCATCAGTTGTTCTCTGAGCAAAACTCAGTAACAAATTACTTCcatctatatataatttaggATTACAACCCTAATGAGGTTCATACTTCATACATTCCAAACAATGAATCCACATAAATTCAATGCAAGAACAAGCCCATCTACCAAGCAACATATTGCTGCAAGAAACAGGAAAAGAACATACTAATATATTGGACAAAAATTTAtacaagagaaaaataattagaataacAGATTACATAATCCAAAGGCAGAGTAACTACACACTAGTTTCATTGTGGGAGACAAAAAAGAGAACCAAACAAAGGAATATCTACTTCATTTTGCCACAGAATAGTAAATGAAGATGCCTGAAATCTGAAAAGGATTATTTCAGTCTGACTTAAGCTAACAGCTCTTACTACCTGTTCTGGAACTTTCAATCAGCAACATTAACATATTTATGCATCTAATGTTCAAACTTCAAACTAAGGATTAATCTCTTGGGTCAGTACTAGACAACTTCAAGCATTTACtctttatgttttttgtttgtattcTATGCAAATTCAATTACCAAATGTTTAGGCAGAAGAGAAGTTTCATGAAAAAGAACTATGCAAAAAGACATGCTTATTTATACCAGAATTTTTATGAAGTGCATGAAAGAGCTCAAGTTTCGAACACCAGGCTAGCAACAAAATCTAAACTCATAATTCATTAAGCAAAACAAAAGTCACTGCTGTTAGACCTGGATAGTCTAATCTTAGCCGTCTATTGTTGACAGTTTAGTCTTAATTATCTTGTACAGTTTGGATAAGATACCATAtgttttttatcataaaaagtACTATTAAGATTTGATGTACTGATATTTTGAACTAAGTGtgttaaacaaaacaaaagataatcCGATAGTCACCATATTATTAACACCAAAACTCCTACTCTTTACGAATACCACAAACGATGCATCTTGAGAAGCCAAATCAGATCAAGACCTGCCGTGTTATACGAGACACAAAttcatttttgaatttgttggaCCATTTGGAAGCAATAACAAGTTGACTCTTGAAAACCAGTGTCGATTTTGACACAATAAACCTACCTTTTCTAGAATTGTATGCTCAAGCTGATCAGATGTTTAAAATAACAGTTGCTTAATATGTACCAAGTTGAGAGCAATAATAAAAGatgtcaattaaaataatacttgtATGTGGGAAGATAAAAGAGATAGTCAAGAATGACTCTGTGAACTTGTGTAAGACAGaactgacaaaaaaaaatacttatgtaATCTTATGATTTCAAACTCTATTTTCAACCAGGAAACATCTTATTAGACTGTTTACCCATAGGTGAAAGTGTTTTAAAGATCTATTTAACCCTTTTTGGATGTTGAAATTAGTGTAACTATTTAACTCCTTAGTAATCCTATCAAAGGTTTTTGTTACTCTCAGATGACCACCTTTTTTATTACTCTCAGCTGCTACTTTAAGTAGCTTGTGAAAGATATTTCATGAAGCATACATGCTAACAAATGTAAGAAAGAGTTGTGTTCCTTAGATACCTCAATTCACTACTCATAAGTTGATTAACGAACTGCTTTGCAGACTCAAATTGAAGATTCCCATAAGCTTGTGATGTTTCAATTGATTTGTCATTAGGGTGAAGTTAGGTATCACACTATCAgcaaacaaacatataatgcTAATGAAAACCAACACCTTGTAGGAATTTCCAAGTCATTACAGCGAGCAGTTGTCATAGCTTATTTTTATACCAGTAGCAATAAAAAATTAGTGTTAAAAATGCTGTTCTGAATCTTAGTATCTACTTCCATCAAAGATTTGCGACTATCATACGTTAACCTTGTGTTTTttgtgaaaagtaaaatataaggTGAAAGAAGAGGTCATcctagaatttaaaaaattttagtaTAACCAAGTTAGGAAAAAGTAAAAGGGATAAAAGTAACAAGGTTTTACTACTCATTCACTTATTTTAATCC harbors:
- the LOC108337270 gene encoding uncharacterized protein LOC108337270; translated protein: METQYEKLEREDSITDSSSEDEEQEIEKELADVTFEELQKARSNGAHAFIQKPKEDKKLKRANKNRPMEASSKKPVSAFREVIQAPKKVVRDPRFESLCGTLDPEGFKKRYNFLYENDLPAERQALKKELKKYKDLKRISEIEERISWVDKQMKSDSTKNIDTSILTNHKKKEREAAKQGKRPFYLKKSEIRKQRLIEKYNQLKSSGKLEAFVEKRRRRNAAKDHRYMPYRRSGDAE